The following coding sequences lie in one Rutidosis leptorrhynchoides isolate AG116_Rl617_1_P2 chromosome 6, CSIRO_AGI_Rlap_v1, whole genome shotgun sequence genomic window:
- the LOC139851691 gene encoding leucine aminopeptidase 1-like — protein sequence MADVAKATLGLTKPAQIDSPKIAFAAKDVDLLEWKGDMLVICVTENDMTKVDNSKFQNSILNKLDSQHNGLLFQVSSEEDFTGKSGQSIVLRLSGHGPKRVSLYGLGKCSTSSSTSTYRSLGESIATSAKTYQANNVAITLASFENLTPELKLKAASAIATGIILGTYEDNRFKSESKKPALKSVDFLTFGVGPELEKKLKYVEHVCTGVILGKELVNAPANVLTPGALAQEAEKIASTYSDVLTAKILDTEQCKELKMGSYLGVAAASANPPKFIHLCYKPPSGPIKKKLALVGKGLTFDSGGYNIKTGPGCLVELMKYDMGGSAAVLGAAKALGQIKPPGVEVHFIVAACENMISGTGMRPGDIVTASNGKTIEVNNTDAEGRLTLADALVYACNLGVDKIVDLATLTGACIVALGPSIAGVFTPSDELAKEVVAASEAAGEKLWKMPMEESYWEKMKSGVADMANSGGRQAGSILAALFLKQFVDEKVEWLHIDMAGPVWNDKKKAATGFAVPTLVEWVVSNSSY from the exons ATGGCTGATGTTGCTAAAGCTACTCTTGGGCTCACTAAACCTGCTCAAATCGATTCACCTAAG ATTGCTTTTGCTGCCAAAGACGTTGATTTGTTAGAATGGAAGGGAGATATGCTTGTAATATGTGTCACCGAGAACGATATGACAAAAGTGGACAACTCAAAATTCCAAAATTCCATCTTAAACAAGCTAGATTCTCAACATAACGGTCTGTTGTTCCAAGTATCCAGCGAGGAAGATTTCACTGGTAAATCAGGGCAGTCCATTGTTCTTAGGCTCTCGGGTCATGGACCCAAACGGGTCAGCTTATATGGGCTTGGAAAATGCTCAACTAGTTCATCTACTTCAACCTATCGCAGTCTCGGTGAATCTATTGCCACATCAGCTAAGACTTATCAGGCAAACAACGTTGCCATCACGCTTGCTTCTTTTGAGAACTTAACACCCGAATTGAAGCTCAAGGCTGCATCAGCAATTGCAACTGGTATAATACTTGGAACATATGAAGATAATAGATTTAAGTCTGAATCCAAGAAGCCTGCTTTAAAATCTGTTGACTTTCTGACTTTTGGAGTTGGGCCTGAGCTAGAAAAGAAACTCAAGTATGTTGAGCATGTTTGCACAGGTGTCATTTTGGGTAAGGAACTTGTAAATGCACCAGCAAACGTACTCACCCCTG GGGCACTAGCACAAGAGGCTGAAAAGATTGCATCAACGTATAGTGATGTTCTTACAGCAAAAATATTAGATACAGAACAATGTAAGGAGTTGAAAATGGGTTCGTATCTTGGTGTGGCTGCTGCTTCTGCAAATCCTCCTAAGTTTATTCATTTATGTTATAAACCTCCAAGTGGGCCCATCAAAAAGAAGTTAGCTTTGGTAGGGAAAGGACTCACTTTCGACAG TGGCGGCTACAACATTAAGACTGGACCAGGATGTTTAGTAGAGCTTATGAAATACGACATGGGAGGCTCGGCTGCAGTTTTAGGTGCTGCAAAAGCTCTTGGTCAAATTAAACCGCCTGGAGTTGAG GTTCATTTTATTGTGGCAGCTTGTGAAAACATGATAAGTGGAACAGGAATGAGGCCTGGAGATATAGTGACAGCCTCAAATGGAAAGACTATCGAG GTAAACAACACAGATGCTGAAGGAAGGCTTACACTTGCTGATGCTTTGGTATATGCTTGTAACCTAGGTGTGGATAAG ATAGTTGATTTGGCAACATTGACAGGGGCGTGTATAGTTGCACTCGGGCCCTCAATTGCCG GTGTCTTCACACCGAGTGATGAGCTGGCAAAGGAGGTTGTTGCAGCCTCGGAAGCCGCCGGAGAAAAACTATGGAAGATGCCAATGGAGGAGAGTTACTGGGAAAAGATGAAATCGGGTGTAGCTGATATGGCCAATAGTGGTGGCCGCCAGGCTGGTTCTATTCTCGCAGCTCTTTTTTTAAAACAG TTTGTTGATGAGAAAGTAGAATGGTTACACATTGACATGGCGGGTCCGGTCTGGAACGATAAAAAGAAAGCTGCAACAGGGTTTGCTGTTCCTACTTTGGTCGAATGGGTGGTGTCTAACTCTTCGTATTGA